In Kitasatospora sp. NA04385, a single genomic region encodes these proteins:
- a CDS encoding response regulator transcription factor, producing the protein MSAGPLRIVVADDHPVIRSAFAALLDSQPDFTVVRTAADGTEAVRACREERPDLVLMDIRMPGTDGIEATRQLTADGPNPPRVLILTTFDLDEYVYEALRAGASGFLLKEVTAERLFEAVRVVAAGDALLAPGVTRRLIAEFAAMPPRDAPAPGAGSAAAPAPEPEPHPAAERLRTLTPRETEVLRLVAEGLSNPELAARLTVTEETVKTHVSRILAKLGLRDRTQAVVTAYETGLVVPGRGR; encoded by the coding sequence GTGAGCGCCGGGCCGCTGCGGATCGTGGTCGCCGACGACCACCCGGTGATCCGCTCCGCGTTCGCCGCCCTGCTGGACAGCCAGCCGGACTTCACCGTCGTGCGCACCGCCGCCGACGGCACCGAAGCCGTCCGGGCCTGTCGGGAGGAGCGCCCCGACCTCGTCCTGATGGACATCCGGATGCCCGGCACCGACGGCATCGAGGCGACCCGGCAGCTCACCGCCGACGGCCCGAACCCGCCCCGGGTGCTCATCCTCACCACCTTCGACCTGGACGAGTACGTCTACGAGGCGCTGCGGGCCGGCGCCAGCGGCTTCCTGCTCAAGGAGGTCACCGCCGAGCGCCTGTTCGAGGCGGTGCGGGTGGTGGCCGCCGGGGACGCACTGCTCGCCCCCGGCGTGACCCGTCGGCTGATCGCCGAGTTCGCCGCCATGCCGCCCCGCGACGCCCCGGCCCCCGGCGCCGGGTCCGCGGCCGCCCCCGCTCCGGAGCCCGAGCCGCACCCCGCCGCCGAGCGGCTGCGCACGCTCACCCCGCGCGAGACCGAGGTGCTGCGGCTGGTCGCCGAGGGCCTGTCCAACCCGGAGCTGGCCGCCCGCCTCACCGTCACCGAGGAGACCGTGAAGACCCACGTCAGCCGCATCCTGGCCAAACTCGGCCTGCGCGACCGCACCCAGGCCGTGGTGACCGCGTACGAGACCGGACTGGTGGTGCCCGGCCGCGGCCGCTAG
- a CDS encoding dihydrofolate reductase family protein, with product MGSIDIELFATLDLVGQAPGGPEEDPDGFTFGGWQAPLIDEVSGAQVDAAYRGTDALLLGRRTYDIFAAYWPQAGDNPFAELFNRVPKYVASRGKPELSWAGSELLGPDLPAAVREVRERHQRVKVVGSLDLVQTLLREKLFDRLDLWVHPIVLGSGKRVFGSGAVPSNLTLLEPPAAGPRGTVLLRYGLAEGVPATGDMSKPNEG from the coding sequence ATGGGAAGCATCGACATCGAGCTGTTCGCCACCCTCGACCTGGTCGGCCAGGCCCCCGGCGGCCCCGAGGAGGACCCGGACGGCTTCACCTTCGGCGGCTGGCAGGCCCCGCTGATCGACGAGGTCTCCGGCGCGCAGGTCGACGCCGCCTACCGGGGCACCGACGCGCTGCTGCTCGGGCGCCGGACGTACGACATCTTCGCCGCGTACTGGCCGCAGGCCGGGGACAACCCGTTCGCCGAGCTGTTCAACCGCGTCCCGAAGTACGTCGCCTCGCGCGGCAAGCCCGAGCTGAGCTGGGCCGGGTCCGAGCTGCTCGGGCCCGACCTGCCGGCCGCCGTGCGGGAGGTCCGCGAGCGGCACCAGCGGGTGAAGGTGGTGGGCAGCCTCGACCTGGTGCAGACCCTGCTGCGGGAGAAGCTGTTCGACCGGCTCGACCTGTGGGTGCACCCGATCGTGCTGGGCAGCGGCAAGCGGGTGTTCGGCAGCGGCGCCGTCCCCAGCAACCTCACCCTGCTCGAACCGCCCGCCGCCGGCCCGCGCGGCACCGTCCTGCTGCGCTACGGCCTGGCCGAGGGCGTCCCCGCCACCGGCGACATGAGCAAGCCGAACGAGGGCTGA
- a CDS encoding ABC transporter ATP-binding protein, whose product MEQNTTDRAATIHVAGLRKRFGANQALDGMTFTVGPGRITGFVGPNGAGKSTTMRVILGLDAPDEGTALVGGRPYRTLRRPFAHLGALLDAGALQPGRTARNHLLWLARSQGIGPARVDQVLAAAGLREAAGRKAGQFSLGMRQRLGIAAALLGDPPVLMLDEPFNGLDPEGFQWIRALLAEQAERGRAVLVSSHLMGELQDTAHHVIVVGRGRVLADTTVADLLAGASRGRVTLRTPDLDGAVRALAGGGATVSSTGPDTVTVLGLPSERIVALLGTEGVPFTEVAAHRASLEEAYLELTRDAVQYRSGSAGEAGR is encoded by the coding sequence ATGGAGCAGAACACCACCGACCGGGCCGCGACGATCCATGTCGCGGGCCTGCGCAAGCGGTTCGGGGCGAACCAGGCACTGGACGGCATGACCTTCACCGTCGGCCCCGGCCGGATCACCGGCTTCGTCGGCCCCAACGGTGCCGGGAAGTCCACCACCATGCGGGTGATCCTCGGTCTGGACGCCCCCGACGAGGGGACCGCCCTGGTCGGCGGCCGCCCCTACCGCACCCTGCGCCGCCCCTTCGCGCACCTCGGCGCGCTACTCGACGCGGGCGCCCTGCAACCGGGCCGCACCGCACGCAACCACCTGCTGTGGCTGGCCCGTTCGCAGGGCATCGGCCCCGCCCGGGTCGACCAGGTGCTGGCCGCCGCCGGACTGCGCGAGGCCGCCGGACGCAAGGCCGGACAGTTCTCGCTCGGCATGCGCCAGCGCCTGGGCATCGCCGCCGCCCTGCTCGGCGACCCGCCGGTGCTGATGCTCGACGAACCCTTCAACGGGCTCGACCCCGAAGGCTTCCAGTGGATCCGCGCCCTGCTCGCCGAACAGGCCGAACGCGGCCGGGCGGTCCTGGTCTCCAGCCACCTGATGGGCGAACTCCAGGACACCGCGCACCATGTGATCGTGGTCGGCCGCGGCCGGGTGCTCGCCGACACCACCGTCGCCGACCTGCTGGCCGGCGCCTCCCGGGGCCGGGTCACCCTGCGCACCCCGGACCTGGACGGCGCGGTGCGGGCCCTGGCCGGCGGCGGCGCCACCGTCAGCTCCACCGGCCCCGACACCGTCACCGTCCTCGGCCTGCCCTCCGAACGGATCGTCGCGCTGCTCGGCACCGAGGGCGTCCCGTTCACCGAAGTCGCCGCGCACCGCGCCTCGTTGGAGGAGGCGTACCTCGAACTCACCCGGGACGCCGTCCAGTACCGCAGCGGCAGCGCGGGGGAGGCCGGGCGATGA
- a CDS encoding ABC transporter permease subunit, which yields MTQHPAPVPGRAPAPAPGRAPAPAPGLTPDSASGRAPGRVLRAEWTKFRTDAAHAWLLLVLVLLTVGVGAGTVATTTCPDPGCGVDAPRTALTGVLAGQVAAAVLGVLAAGNEYHTGMIRTTLAAVPRRSAVLAAKALVLSAAVLAAGALAVAGSLLAARLLLPGNGFTAAHGYPALTLADGPTLRAATGSVLYLALVALLGLGAVTAARDSATAIGAVLGLLFAFPVLIKVVADPDWQRHLRQLAPMPAGLNVQATLGVDRLPIGPWPGLGVLALWAAAALALGWVVLRTRDA from the coding sequence ATGACGCAGCACCCCGCCCCGGTTCCCGGCCGCGCGCCCGCCCCGGCTCCCGGCCGCGCGCCCGCCCCGGCTCCCGGCCTCACCCCCGACTCCGCCTCCGGCCGCGCGCCCGGCCGCGTCCTGCGTGCGGAGTGGACCAAGTTCCGCACCGACGCTGCCCACGCCTGGCTGCTGCTCGTCCTGGTCCTGCTGACCGTCGGGGTCGGTGCGGGCACCGTCGCCACCACCACCTGTCCCGACCCCGGCTGCGGCGTCGACGCCCCCCGCACCGCGCTCACCGGCGTCCTGGCCGGGCAGGTGGCGGCGGCCGTGCTGGGCGTGCTGGCCGCCGGGAACGAGTACCACACCGGCATGATCCGGACCACCCTGGCGGCCGTCCCGCGCCGCTCCGCCGTCCTGGCCGCCAAGGCGCTGGTGCTGTCCGCGGCCGTGCTCGCCGCCGGGGCGCTGGCGGTGGCCGGCTCGCTGCTCGCCGCGCGGCTGCTGCTGCCCGGCAACGGCTTCACCGCCGCCCACGGCTACCCCGCCCTGACCCTCGCCGACGGCCCCACCCTGCGGGCCGCCACCGGATCGGTGCTCTACCTGGCGCTGGTCGCCCTGCTCGGCCTCGGCGCGGTCACGGCCGCCCGCGACTCCGCGACCGCGATCGGCGCCGTCCTCGGCCTGCTGTTCGCCTTCCCCGTCCTGATCAAGGTGGTCGCCGACCCGGACTGGCAGCGCCACCTGCGCCAACTCGCCCCGATGCCGGCCGGGTTGAACGTCCAGGCCACCCTGGGTGTCGACCGCCTCCCGATCGGGCCCTGGCCGGGCCTGGGCGTCCTGGCCCTGTGGGCCGCCGCCGCGCTCGCCCTCGGCTGGGTGGTGCTGCGCACCCGGGACGCCTGA
- a CDS encoding DUF4232 domain-containing protein, whose product MRVRKLAFVTLTVAAALSLTACQDDETGAPTATAPTGSAASTASTAPSGSPAKGGAASTPAPTGTGGAAKTAKCRTEDLTITAADRTIGGDAENTVAVELKNHSGKDCAISGYAGVDLQTSAGPLSAQRSGEPVVASVLKAGKSTYFGISYPANTSGGSGIRITGLVITPPDETRSVTLAWPGAGSLPVTDGSGSPVKIGPMGSAGQGE is encoded by the coding sequence ATGCGCGTCCGCAAGCTCGCCTTCGTCACCCTGACCGTCGCGGCCGCCCTCTCGCTCACGGCCTGCCAGGACGACGAGACGGGCGCCCCGACTGCCACCGCTCCCACGGGCTCCGCCGCGTCCACCGCGTCCACCGCTCCGAGCGGCAGTCCGGCGAAGGGCGGTGCGGCGTCCACCCCCGCGCCGACCGGTACCGGCGGGGCCGCGAAGACCGCCAAGTGCCGGACCGAGGACCTGACCATCACGGCCGCGGACCGCACCATCGGCGGCGACGCCGAGAACACCGTGGCGGTCGAGCTGAAGAACCACAGCGGCAAGGACTGCGCCATCTCCGGGTACGCGGGCGTCGACCTGCAGACCTCGGCGGGCCCGCTGTCCGCGCAGCGCTCCGGCGAGCCGGTCGTCGCGAGCGTTCTGAAGGCCGGCAAGTCGACGTACTTCGGCATCAGCTACCCCGCCAACACCTCGGGCGGCTCCGGCATCCGGATCACCGGCCTGGTGATCACCCCGCCGGACGAGACCCGGTCGGTCACCCTGGCCTGGCCGGGCGCCGGTTCGCTGCCCGTCACGGACGGCAGCGGCTCCCCGGTCAAGATCGGCCCGATGGGGAGCGCCGGCCAGGGCGAGTGA
- a CDS encoding cold-shock protein — MVAGRVVRFDGSRGYGFIAPDKGGEDVFLHVNDLLIPESYIRTGLAVVFEIEDGDRGPKASSVQLAPGVDPKAPVAPLADRVPRSVDDDDQLASDDYLDDVTEALLESAPSLTGTQILQVRTAMLHLAKSHGWIG, encoded by the coding sequence ATGGTTGCCGGTCGCGTGGTGCGGTTCGACGGTTCGCGGGGTTACGGGTTCATCGCTCCCGACAAGGGCGGGGAGGACGTCTTCCTGCACGTCAACGACCTGCTGATCCCCGAGTCCTACATCCGTACGGGCCTGGCCGTGGTCTTCGAGATCGAGGACGGCGACCGCGGCCCGAAGGCCTCCTCCGTCCAGCTCGCCCCCGGCGTCGACCCGAAGGCCCCGGTGGCCCCCCTCGCCGACCGGGTGCCCCGTAGCGTGGACGACGACGACCAGCTCGCCTCCGACGACTACCTCGACGACGTCACCGAGGCGCTCCTGGAGTCCGCCCCCTCCCTGACGGGCACCCAGATCCTCCAGGTCCGCACCGCGATGCTCCACCTGGCCAAGAGCCACGGCTGGATCGGCTGA
- a CDS encoding helix-turn-helix domain-containing protein, translated as METSTALGEYLRNRRAQLSPEEAGLTPYPGRRRVPGLRREELALLAGVSVTYYTRLEQGHSANASDGVLDALARALRLTGDERAHLYDLARPARVRRAPQHRPAKVRPATKHLIDAMPQVPAVVLDRGNDVLAWNALGHALLAGHLDPDAPDRPADRPNLTRLLFLDPHTRELHTRWEEDARTAVAALRLAVGRHPEDRRLAQLVGELAIQSPEFAALWARHPVRDCAVGSKSLHHPLVGPIELDFESLPLSDGTTHRLLLYSTAPTTPSAAALALLAGTLSAGTPNAVAPGMAAPHATDRDTGAPDTGTSGTGTSGTGPKGAFRQPGTGSSGR; from the coding sequence ATGGAGACATCGACCGCGCTCGGCGAGTACCTGCGCAACCGGCGTGCACAACTGAGCCCCGAGGAAGCCGGGTTGACCCCGTACCCGGGCCGACGGCGGGTGCCCGGGCTGCGCCGCGAGGAACTCGCCCTGCTCGCCGGGGTCAGCGTCACCTACTACACCCGGCTCGAACAGGGCCACAGCGCCAACGCGTCCGACGGCGTCCTGGACGCGCTCGCCCGCGCCCTGCGGCTGACCGGCGACGAACGCGCCCACCTCTACGACCTGGCCCGCCCCGCCCGGGTCCGGCGCGCGCCGCAGCACCGGCCCGCCAAGGTCCGGCCCGCGACCAAGCACCTGATCGACGCGATGCCGCAGGTCCCCGCCGTCGTCCTCGACCGGGGCAACGACGTCCTGGCCTGGAACGCCCTCGGCCACGCCCTGCTGGCCGGCCACCTCGACCCGGACGCCCCCGACCGGCCCGCCGACCGCCCCAACCTGACCCGGCTGCTCTTCCTCGACCCGCACACCCGCGAGCTGCACACCCGCTGGGAGGAGGACGCCAGGACCGCCGTCGCCGCGCTCCGGCTCGCCGTCGGCCGCCACCCCGAGGACCGGAGACTGGCCCAGCTGGTCGGCGAACTCGCCATTCAGAGCCCGGAGTTCGCCGCGCTCTGGGCCCGCCACCCGGTCCGCGACTGCGCCGTCGGCAGCAAGTCCCTGCACCACCCGCTGGTCGGCCCGATCGAGCTCGACTTCGAGAGCCTCCCGCTCTCCGACGGCACCACCCACCGCCTCCTGCTCTACAGCACCGCCCCCACCACCCCGTCCGCCGCCGCCCTGGCCCTCCTCGCCGGAACCCTCAGCGCGGGAACTCCGAACGCGGTCGCCCCGGGCATGGCGGCCCCGCACGCGACGGACCGGGACACGGGGGCCCCGGACACGGGGACCTCAGGCACGGGGACCTCAGGCACCGGCCCGAAGGGAGCCTTCCGGCAGCCCGGAACGGGGAGCAGCGGCAGGTAG
- a CDS encoding MFS transporter, producing the protein MATATASEATRTTTPESKLTKRQRIVLLVLLVAQFMLAVDFSILNVALPAIGEGLGLPLGGLQWIGTAFALSAAGFTLLFGRVADLFGRRRLFLLGLALLGASSLVGGLATGPAVLIAARVAQGLATAMVTPAGLSLLTTSFPEGPLRDRALGLNGALMSAGFTTGAVLGGVLTDLLSWRWAFFVNVPVAFAVLLAAPGVIRESRPDVRPRLDVPGALSVTLGLLSLVFGLTRAGAAGWGDALALGGLGLGAALLLVFLAVERRAAAPLVPVSILRRRSVVWGNAAGLIAFLTETSLVFLLTLYLQEVLGFSALAAGLSFGVLGLGTVLGGATAARLIAAVGTRAALVTGGLVQAVATAALLLLGQSHSSLWLLLAATFVGGVGNMYVIVGFMVTATSGLPDREQGLATGLATMTQQIGITVGTPVMSAVVAARAGAHPSVPAVLDGITLAVLVNAALVLVGVLTTGFLRRRAS; encoded by the coding sequence ATGGCGACGGCCACCGCATCCGAAGCGACCCGAACCACAACCCCCGAAAGCAAGTTGACGAAGCGTCAGCGAATCGTCCTGCTGGTCCTGCTGGTGGCCCAGTTCATGCTGGCGGTGGACTTCTCGATCCTGAACGTGGCGCTGCCGGCGATCGGCGAGGGCCTCGGGCTCCCGCTGGGCGGGCTGCAGTGGATCGGGACGGCGTTCGCGCTGTCCGCCGCCGGCTTCACCCTGCTGTTCGGGCGGGTCGCCGACCTGTTCGGACGGCGGCGGCTGTTCCTGCTCGGGCTGGCCCTGCTGGGGGCGTCCTCGCTGGTGGGCGGGCTGGCCACCGGTCCGGCGGTGCTGATCGCGGCCCGGGTCGCCCAGGGGCTGGCCACCGCGATGGTCACCCCGGCGGGCCTGTCGCTGCTGACCACGTCCTTCCCGGAGGGGCCGCTGCGCGACCGGGCGCTGGGCCTCAACGGGGCGCTGATGTCGGCGGGGTTCACCACCGGCGCGGTGCTCGGCGGGGTGCTGACCGACCTGCTGTCCTGGCGGTGGGCGTTCTTCGTCAACGTGCCGGTGGCGTTCGCGGTGCTGCTGGCGGCCCCCGGGGTGATCCGGGAGAGCCGCCCGGACGTCCGGCCCAGGCTGGACGTGCCCGGCGCGCTCTCCGTCACGCTCGGCCTGCTGTCCCTGGTGTTCGGCCTGACCAGGGCCGGTGCGGCCGGCTGGGGCGACGCGCTCGCGCTGGGCGGGCTCGGCCTGGGCGCCGCGCTGCTGCTGGTGTTCCTGGCCGTCGAGCGCCGGGCCGCGGCGCCGCTGGTGCCGGTGTCGATCCTGCGGCGGCGCAGCGTGGTGTGGGGCAACGCGGCGGGGCTGATCGCCTTCCTGACCGAGACCTCGCTGGTCTTCCTGCTGACCCTCTACCTGCAGGAGGTGCTCGGCTTCTCCGCCCTCGCGGCCGGCCTGTCCTTCGGCGTGCTGGGCTTGGGCACCGTGCTGGGCGGCGCCACCGCCGCCCGGCTGATCGCCGCGGTCGGCACCCGGGCCGCCCTGGTGACCGGCGGGCTGGTGCAGGCCGTCGCGACCGCGGCCCTGCTGCTGCTCGGGCAGAGCCACTCCTCGCTGTGGCTGCTGCTCGCGGCGACCTTCGTCGGCGGCGTCGGCAACATGTACGTCATCGTCGGGTTCATGGTCACCGCGACCTCCGGCCTGCCGGACCGCGAACAGGGCCTGGCCACCGGCCTGGCCACGATGACCCAGCAGATCGGCATCACCGTGGGCACCCCGGTGATGAGCGCGGTGGTCGCGGCCCGGGCCGGCGCCCACCCGTCCGTCCCGGCGGTCCTGGACGGCATCACGCTCGCCGTCCTGGTCAACGCGGCCCTGGTCCTGGTGGGCGTCCTGACCACCGGCTTCCTCCGCCGCCGCGCCTCCTGA
- a CDS encoding ribonuclease H — MVERVIAACDGAAKGNPGPAGWAFVVADGNGVPQRWESGALGRNTNNVGELTALQRLLEATDPGAPLEVRLDSTYTRDAVTKWLHGWKRNGWKTAAGKPVANQELIQRIDALLSGRDVEFVYVPAHQVDGDPLNAIADKAASDAARTQQSAAGTAADLPVPDPAAAPAPRARRAAGSASAASASSSGANGAAVKRSSTGGGGRTLAAKFPGRCPCGRSYGKGETITKVGGSWGHPDCAAAHA; from the coding sequence ATGGTTGAACGAGTCATCGCCGCCTGCGACGGAGCGGCCAAGGGCAACCCGGGACCCGCCGGGTGGGCGTTCGTGGTCGCGGACGGGAACGGCGTGCCGCAGCGCTGGGAGTCCGGCGCGCTGGGGCGCAACACCAACAACGTCGGGGAGTTGACGGCGCTGCAACGCCTGCTGGAGGCCACCGACCCGGGGGCCCCGCTGGAGGTGCGCCTCGACAGCACCTACACCCGGGACGCGGTCACCAAGTGGCTGCACGGCTGGAAGCGCAACGGCTGGAAGACCGCGGCCGGCAAGCCGGTCGCGAACCAGGAGCTGATCCAGCGGATCGACGCGCTGCTGTCCGGCCGGGACGTCGAGTTCGTCTACGTGCCCGCCCACCAGGTGGACGGCGACCCGCTGAACGCCATCGCCGACAAGGCCGCCAGCGACGCGGCCCGCACCCAGCAGTCCGCCGCCGGTACCGCCGCCGACCTGCCGGTGCCCGACCCGGCGGCCGCCCCCGCCCCGCGCGCCCGCCGGGCCGCCGGTTCCGCGTCCGCCGCGTCCGCTTCGTCCTCCGGCGCCAACGGCGCTGCGGTGAAGCGGAGTTCGACGGGCGGTGGCGGCCGGACGCTGGCCGCGAAGTTCCCCGGCCGGTGCCCGTGCGGGCGCTCCTACGGCAAGGGCGAGACGATCACCAAGGTGGGCGGCAGCTGGGGTCACCCGGACTGCGCCGCCGCCCACGCCTGA
- the htpG gene encoding molecular chaperone HtpG, giving the protein MTTETLEFQAEARQLLQLMVHSIYSNKDVFLRELISNASDALDKRRLAGLTEERLRADDLHIALALDPDARTLTVRDNGIGMTRDEVVGLIGTIARSGTAETLRRLRESKEPAELIGQFGVGFYSTFMVADRVTLVTRKAGEPTGIRWESAGEGTYTVETVEDAPEGTSVTVHLRPEDDEDGLHDYTDLATVRRIVKRYSDFIAFPIRAAAPDGGEQTLNSMKALWARPRSEVADEEYREFYRHIAHDWTDPLETIRMRAEGTFEYEALLFVPARRPHDLFQRDGRHGVQLYVKRVFIMEDSRELLPDHLRFVKGVVDAADLSLNISREILQQDRHIQLIRRRLAKKVMATIKEMMTGDADKYRTFWREFGPAVKEGLLDPAEDRKAILDVASFASTAGEEPVGLADYVARMKDGQDKIYYMTGESRAQVENSPHLEAFRAKGYEVLLLTDPVDEIWVEGVPEYEGREFSSVARGAVDLPAEEVSEERAGAYAPLLGWLGETLAEVKDVRLTSRLTNSPACLVSDADGLTPTLEKMYRAMGQDVPAARRILELNPDHPLVAALRTAHEERADDPALTETAELLYGTALLAEGGDLADPARFAKLLADRLARTV; this is encoded by the coding sequence ATGACCACCGAGACGCTGGAGTTCCAGGCCGAGGCACGGCAGCTGCTGCAGTTGATGGTCCACTCGATCTACTCGAACAAGGACGTCTTCCTGCGCGAGCTGATCTCCAACGCCTCGGACGCCCTGGACAAGCGGCGCCTGGCCGGACTCACCGAGGAGCGGCTGCGCGCCGACGACCTGCACATCGCCCTCGCCCTCGACCCGGACGCCCGCACGCTGACCGTCCGCGACAACGGCATCGGCATGACCCGTGACGAGGTCGTCGGCCTGATCGGCACCATCGCCCGCTCCGGCACCGCCGAGACGCTGCGCCGCCTGCGCGAGAGCAAGGAACCCGCCGAGCTGATCGGCCAGTTCGGCGTCGGCTTCTACTCGACCTTCATGGTCGCCGACCGGGTCACCCTGGTCACCCGCAAGGCGGGCGAGCCCACCGGCATCCGCTGGGAGTCGGCCGGCGAGGGCACCTACACGGTCGAGACGGTCGAGGACGCGCCCGAGGGCACCTCGGTCACCGTCCACCTGCGCCCCGAGGACGACGAGGACGGGCTGCACGACTACACCGACCTGGCCACCGTCCGGCGGATCGTCAAGCGCTACTCGGACTTCATCGCCTTCCCGATCCGGGCCGCCGCCCCCGACGGCGGCGAGCAGACCCTCAACTCGATGAAGGCGCTCTGGGCCCGCCCGCGCTCCGAGGTCGCCGACGAGGAGTACCGCGAGTTCTACCGGCACATCGCGCACGACTGGACCGACCCGCTGGAGACCATCCGGATGCGGGCCGAGGGCACCTTCGAGTACGAGGCGCTGCTGTTCGTCCCGGCCCGCCGCCCGCACGACCTGTTCCAGCGCGACGGCCGCCACGGCGTCCAGCTGTACGTCAAGCGGGTGTTCATCATGGAGGACAGCCGCGAACTGCTCCCCGACCACCTGCGCTTCGTCAAGGGCGTGGTGGACGCCGCGGACCTGTCGCTGAACATCTCCCGCGAGATCCTCCAGCAGGACCGGCACATCCAGCTGATCCGCCGCCGCCTCGCCAAGAAGGTGATGGCCACCATCAAGGAGATGATGACCGGCGACGCCGACAAGTACCGCACCTTCTGGCGCGAGTTCGGCCCCGCCGTCAAGGAGGGCCTGCTCGACCCGGCCGAGGACCGCAAGGCCATCCTCGACGTCGCCTCCTTCGCCAGCACCGCCGGCGAGGAGCCGGTCGGCCTGGCCGACTACGTCGCCCGGATGAAGGACGGCCAGGACAAGATCTACTACATGACCGGCGAGAGCCGCGCCCAGGTCGAGAACTCCCCGCACCTGGAGGCGTTCCGGGCCAAGGGGTACGAGGTCCTGCTGCTCACCGACCCGGTGGACGAGATCTGGGTCGAGGGCGTCCCCGAGTACGAGGGCCGGGAGTTCAGCTCGGTCGCCCGCGGCGCCGTCGACCTGCCCGCCGAGGAGGTCTCCGAGGAGCGCGCCGGTGCCTACGCGCCGCTGCTCGGCTGGCTGGGCGAGACGCTCGCCGAGGTCAAGGACGTCCGGCTGACCAGCCGCCTCACCAACTCGCCGGCCTGCCTGGTCAGCGACGCCGACGGGCTCACCCCCACCCTGGAGAAGATGTACCGGGCGATGGGCCAGGACGTCCCGGCCGCCCGGCGGATCCTCGAACTCAACCCCGACCACCCCCTGGTCGCCGCCCTGCGCACCGCGCACGAGGAGCGCGCCGACGATCCGGCTCTGACCGAGACCGCCGAACTCCTCTACGGCACCGCCCTGCTGGCCGAGGGCGGCGACCTCGCCGACCCGGCCCGCTTCGCCAAGCTGCTCGCCGACCGGCTGGCCCGCACGGTCTGA